Proteins encoded by one window of Danaus plexippus chromosome Z, MEX_DaPlex, whole genome shotgun sequence:
- the LOC116777988 gene encoding uncharacterized protein LOC116777988 — MPCLNIFTNIAKSQIPQNLVSKIIPVLVKGVKKPPEKFICVVNADCFLNMKEDSATPGIVATLESIGHLGPEENDIIVKELAKFFETELGVQPSRFFLTLYDLEKHNVAINASTVKA, encoded by the exons ATGCcttgcttaaatattttcacgaACATCGCCAAGTCCCAAATACCACAAAACCTTGTCTCAAAAATTATCCCGGTTCTCGTGAAGGGTGTGAAAAAACCACCTGAG AAATTCATCTGCGTGGTCAATGCCGATTGCTTCTTGAATATGAAGGAAGACTCGGCAACGCCTGGTATCGTAGCCACGCTGGAATCCATAGGACATTTAGGTCCAGAGGAAAATGACATCATTGTTAAGGAGCTTGCGAAATTCTTTGAAACAGAACTTGGCGTGCAACCCAGCAG GTTCTTCCTAACACTTTACGATCTGGAAAAACATAATGTCGCAATAAACGCAAGCACCGTTAAagcgtaa